The Mycolicibacterium duvalii DNA window TGCGACTCGACATCAGCAGGCAACGGCGCCCGAGTGGGCGCCGTCGAGGTCTGCTGACGGAATTTCACTACACCAGTGTGACGCAATTCCGGGGGCCGGTCTACCAAGGGCACCCTTAGCGTCGGGTAGTGATCGTCACACACGGTGACGCCCATGATCGGGAATAGCGCGCCCGCTACGCTGCCTTCGTGGCAGCCCGCCGACATTCTCTCAGTACGTCGATCGCCGGGTGGCACGGCGACGAGCGGACGGTCGGCAGCCCCCTCACCGACGCCGAAGTCGTCGCGATGCACCGCACCCGGATCTTCGGCGCCACCGGCACGGTGCTGATGGCGATCGGCGCGCTGGGCGCCGGAGCCCGCCCGGTCATGCAGGACCCGACGTTCGGGGTGCGGCTGCTCAACCTGCCCTCCCGGATCCAGACCGTGTCGCTGACCATGACCACCACGGGCGCGGTGATGATGGCGCTGGCGTGGCTGATGCTCGGCCGCTTCACGCTGGGCAAGCGCAAGATGACGCGCAGCCAGCTCGACCGGACACTGCTGCTGTGGGCGCTGCCGCTGCTCATCGCACCGCCCATGTACAGCAAGGACGTGTACTCCTATCTCGCCCAGAGCGAGATCTCGCTGCAGGGTGCCGACCCGTACCGCGTCGGGCCTGCCCCCGGATTGGGGCTGGACCACATCTTCACCGCGTCGGTGCCCAGCCTGTGGCGTGACACTCCGGCGCCGTACGGGCCGCTGTTCTTGTGGATCGGCCGCGGCATCTCGGCGATCACCGGCGAGAACGTCGTCGAAGCGGTGCTGTTCCACCGCCTCGTCGTACTGCTCGGGGTCGGGATGATCGTGTGGGCCACACCGCGGCTGGCACGCCGATGCGGCGTGGCCGAGGTCAGCGCGCTGTGGTTGGGGCCCACCAACCCGCTGTTGTTCATGCACCTGGTGGCCGGCATCCACAACGAGGCGCTCATGCTCGGTTTGATGCTCGCCGGCACCGAGTTCGCGCTGCGCGGGATCGACGCCATCGGCGACGCCACCCGCGCACGCTGGTATCCGGTGGCACTGCTGCTCGCCGGCACCGTGCTGATCACCTTGTCGTCGCAGGTCAAGCTGCCGTCACTGCTGGCGCTGGGCTTCGTGGCGATGGCCCTGGCCCACCGGTGGGGCGGCACCGTGAAGGCTTTCCTGCTGTCGGGCAGCGCGCTGACTGCGGTCGCGGTGGCGGTGATGGCGGTCATCGGATGGGCCAGCGGCTTGGGCTTCGGTTGGCTCTTCACGCTCGGCACGGCCAACGTGGTGCGCAGCTGGATGTCGCCGCCGACGCTGCTGGCGCTGGGCACCGGGCAGGTCGGCATCCTGCTCGGTCTCGGCGACCACACCACCGCGGTACTCGGGCTGACCCGAGCCATCGGCGTCAGCCTGATCGCGGTCATCGTCACATGGCTGTTGCTGTCGGTGCTGCGCGGTCGCCTGCACCCGGTGGGCGGGCTGGGCGTGGCGTTGGGCGCCACCGTGCTGCTCTTCCCGGTGGTGCAACCGTGGTACCTGCTGTGGGCGATCATCCCGCTGGCCGCGTGGGCCACCCGCCGCGGCTTCCGCTCGGCGGTCATCGTGGTCACGCTGATCGTCGGCATTTTCGGCCCGACCGCCAACGGCGACCGGTTCGCGCTGTTCCAGATCGTGATGGCCACGGTGGCCAGCACGGCGATCGTGCTCGCGCTGATCGCACTGACCTACCGGTGGCTGCCCTGGCGGGCGGTACCGGTGGCCGCGAAGGGCATCTACCCCGACGGCCCGGATGACCCCGACGACGCCGACCAGACGGTCGACCAGCAGCGCGGGTCCCGACCGCCACCACCGGCCGCCGTGTCCGACGCTTACGCTGAATCACCGTGAGCTCGAATCCCCCACCTGTGCTGCTGCGCAACGTCAGCAAGCGGTACGGCTCCACCACGGCGGTGTCCGAGCTCGACCTCGACGTGCAGACCTCGGAAGTACTGGCATTGCTCGGCCCCAACGGGGCCGGCAAGACGACCACCGTCGAGATGTGCGAGGGGTTCATCCGTCCCGACGAGGGCACCATCCGGATCCTCGGCCTGGACCCGGTGGCCGACAACGCGAAGGTCCGCGCCCGGACCGGGGTGATGCTGCAGGGCGGTGGCGCGTATCCGGCGGCCCGCGCCGGCGAGATGCTCGACCTGGTGGCGTCCTATGCCGCCAACCCGTTGGACCCGCAGTGGCTGCTCGACACCTTGGGGTTGAGCGAGTCGGCACGGACCACCTACCGCCGGCTCTCCGGCGGACAACAGCAGCGGCTGGCGCTGGCGTGCGCCGTGGTGGGGCGGCCGGAGCTGGTCTTCCTCGACGAACCGACGGCCGGTATGGACGCTCACGCCCGGCTGGTGGTGTGGGAGCTGATCGACGCGCTGCGCCGCGACGGCGTCACGGTGGTGCTAACCACCCACCAGCTCACCGAGGCCGAGGAGCTGGCCGACCGGATCGTGATCATCGACCGCGGCAGGTCGGTGGCCACCGGAACCCCGGCCGAGCTGATGCGCAGCGGCGCAGAGAACCAGCTGCGCTTCCGCGCCCCGCGCATGCTCGACCTGGCGCTGCTGGTGGCGGCGTTGCCGGAGGGTTACCGCGCCACCGAGGCCGCGCCGGGCGAATATCTCGTGGAAGGTCACATCGATCCGCAGGTGCTGGCCACGGTCACCGCGTGGTGTGCGAGGTTGAACGTGCTGGCCACCGACATGCGCGTCGAACAACGCAGCCTCGAAGACGTCTTCATCGAACTGACGGGGCGGGAGCTAAGGAAATGACAGCCGGAAACCGGTTCGCCGCAGGCACCTTCACGCCCGATCCCCGGCCCGCCGCGGTGCCGCAGATGCTCGGCGCGCAGTTCGGCCTGGAGCTGCGCCTGCTGTTGCGCAACGGCGAACAGTTGCTGCTGACGATGTTCATCCCGATCACCCTGCTGGTCGGCCTGACGCTGCTGCCGCTGGGCTCCTTCGGAACCGACCGGGCGGCCACCTTCGTCCCGGCCATCATGGCGCTGGCCGTCATCTCCACAGCGTTCACCGGCCAGGCCATCGCGGTGGCCTTCGATCGCCGTTATGGCGCGCTGAAGCGCCTCGGTGCGACCGCGCTGCCGGTGTGGGGCATCATCGCCGGCAAGTCACTGGCGGTGATCGCGGTCGTGACGCTGCAGTCGGTGTTGTTCGGCGCCATCGGATTCGCGCTGGGCTGGCGGCCGTCGGTGGCCGGGCTGGCGCTGGGCGGCCTGGTGATCGCGCTGGGCACCGCGGTGTTCGCGGCGATGGGCCTGCTCCTCGGCGGCACTCTGCGCGCCGAGATCGTCCTGGCGCTGGCCAACCTCGCGTGGTTCGTGTTCGCCGGGTTGGGCGCGCTGGTTCTCGACGGAGCCGAGGTGCCCACCGGAGCGCAGTGGGTCGCCCGGCTGACGCCGTCGGGCGCGTTGACCGAGGCGCTGTCGGCGGCGATGGCGCTCTCGGTGGACTGGTTCGCCATCGCGGTGCTCGCGGTGTGGGGTGCGGTGGCCGCCGCCTGCGCACTGCGGTGGTTTCGCTTCACCTGAGCGGACAGCCCGCCACCAGCCCCTACTACGGCACGTAGTTAAGCGACCTCTACGATCGACAGCGTGTCCGTCGGACGAATCTTTCTGCGGCTCGTCGACGTGCTGCCCGAGCCAAGTCTGCGGGTACAGCGCATCATCGCCGCCGCGGTGATCCTCACCCAGGGCGGGATCTCCGTCACCGGGGCGATCGTGCGCGTCACCGCCTCCGGTCTGGGCTGCCCGACCTGGCCGCAGTGCTTCCCCGGCAGCTTCACCCCGGTTCCCCACCCCGAGGTCGCCGGCATCCACCAGGCCGTCGAGTTCGGCAACCGGCTGCTGACGTTCCTGGTGGTCCTCACGGCCGCGGCCGCCGTCATCGCCGTCACCCGCGCCCGGCGCCGTCGCGAGGTACTGATCTACGCCTGGCTGATGCCCGCCTCGACGGTGGTGCAGGCGGTGATCGGCGGGATCACCGTGCTGACGGGGCTGCTGTGGTGGACGGTCGCGATCCATCTCCTGGCGTCGATGGCCATGGTGTGGGTCGCGGTGCTGCTGTTCGTCAAGATCGGCCAGCCCGACACCGGCGTGGTCACCAAGCAGGTGCCGAAGCCGTTGCGCCAGTTGACCGTTCTGACCGCAATGACGCTGTCCGCGGTCCTGGTCACCGGCACCATGGTCACGGGGGCGGGTCCGCACGCGGGCGACAAGAGCATCGAACGGCCGGTCCCCCGGCTGCAGGTCGAGATCACCACGCTGGTGCACATGCACTCGTCGTTGCTGGTGGCCTACCTGGCGCTGCTGGTGGGTCTGGGCTTCGCGCTGGTGGCGGTCCGCGCGCCCGCAGCGGTACACACCCGGCTGCGCGTGCTGGTGGTGCTCGTCGCGGCCCAGGGCACGTTGGGTGCGGTGCAGTTCTTCGCGGGGGTGCCCGCGGCACTGGTCGCCATCCATGTCGCCGGGGCCGCGGCCTGCACCGCCGCGACCGCGGCGCTATGGGCGTCGATGCGAGAGCGGGCCGAGCCCGAACCTCTCCAGCGCTGACTCGACCGCGAGCGCGAACAGGCGCTGCTGGGCTGTCCGGGTGGTGTCGTCGAGCAGCCGCCAGCCCAGCGACGGCTCGACCAGTTCCAGCTCGAGGAGCACCGGCGCGTTCTGCGAACCCAGCACATCGACGCGCGCGTACAGCAGGTCGCTGACGTCGAGCTGCAGGTGGGTGGCCGCGGCCGCGAGCGCGGCATGTCCGAGGTCCCACAGCCCGAGGTCAGGATCGGCCACCGTCAGCGACTCCGTGGCGAACGTCCCCGACTCGTCGAGTGCCGGGGCCTCCCCCGGCGCCGGCAGCATCGGCGCCTTGGTGAAGGCGTGCGACTGCTCGCCGCGCAGGAAGACCAACGCCGTCTCGCCGTCGGCGACCCGCGAGTCGTAGGGCTGGACCAGCGCAGTGTGCCCGGCGGACTGCAGCGCCTCGGCGTGGGCCCGCGCCGCGGCCGCGTCGTCGAAACGCAGCGTTCCCCGCGAGCCCGCCCCTACGGCGGGCTTGACCACGACCTCACCGTCGGGGATCCGCACACTGCGGCCCGGTGGATAGAACGCGCTGGGCACCGTCGGTATCCCGGCCGCGGCGAGGTCGGCCAGATAACGCTTGTCGGTGTTCCACGCGACCACCGCTGCTGGGTTGAGCAACCGCTTCACCCGGGTGCTCCAGCGCAGGAATTCGTCGAGCCTGTCGGCGTAATCCCAGGTGGCGCGCAAGATGACCAGGTCGGCGTCCAGCGTGGCCGGGTCGTCCCACGACAGCCAGCGGGCGTGCAGTCCCCGCCCGCGTAAGGCGCGGACCAGGCCGTCGTCGTCGCCGTCGCCGTCGGGCAGCGCGGGACATCCGGCCAGCACGATGCGAGGGTGGTACAGGTCGGGGCGGGCCAGGCGCACGGCCGAATGCTAGCCGCCGCAGCGGCCAGGGAACGACCGGAGAAGGATGGTGTCCATGTACGCGATCGAAGTCGCCCAGACCGGCGGACCCGAAGTGCTGACCTACGTCGAGAAACCGCAGCCGGAGCCGGGCCCGGGCCAGGTGCTGATCAAGGCCGAGGCCATCGGCGTCAACTTCATCGACACGTACTTCCGGTCGGGGCTCTATCCCCGCGAGGTGCCCTTCGTCGTCGGCACCGAGATGTGCGGCACCATCGAAGCCGTCGGCCCGGACGTGGCGGCACTGACCGTCGGTGACCGGGTGGTCACCGACAAGGCCTTCGGTGCCTACGCCGAGTATTGCCTGGCGCCGGCCGACTTCGTGGCCTACGTGCCCGACGGGGTGGCGCCGGAGGTGGTGGCCTCAGCGCTGCTCAAAGGCATGACCGCGCATTACCTGATCAAGTCGACCTATCCGGTGCAGCAGGGCGACTCGGTGCTCGTGCACGCCGGTGCCGGTGGCGTCGGCCTGCTGCTGACGCAGTGGGCGACCAGCCTGGCCGCGAAGGTGATCACCACCGTGTCCACTCCGGACAAGGCCGAGATGTCCCGGCAGGCCGGTGCCGTCGAGGTGCTCGACTACCCGAAGGACCCGGAGGAGTTCGGGTCCCGGATCCGCGAGCTGACCGGGGGCAAGGGGGTGGCCGCGGTCTACGACGGGGTTGGGGCGTCGACATTCGAGGCGAGCCTGGCCAGCCTGGCCGTCCGTGGCACGCTGGCCCTGTTCGGCGCCGCCAGCGGACCGGTTCCACCGGTGGATCCCCAGCGGCTCAACGCCGCCGGTTCGGTGTATCTGACTCGGCCCAACCTGGCGCACTACACGCGTACGCCCGACGAATTCTCCTGGCGGGCGGAGGAATTTCTCAGCGCCGTGGCCGACGGCACGTTGAACGTGACCGTCAGCCACCGCTACCCGTTGGCCGAGGCGGAACAGGCGCACCGCGACCTGCAGGGCCGCAAGACCGTGGGCTCGGTGGTCCTGGTCCCGTAGACGGACCTCGAGCATGTGAAGGAGCCTTCCGTCGAACAAGTGTCCAATTCGATGTCTGCCAGCAATGCGATACTGAAGTTCGTAGCGGAAGAAGGGGATGCCTTTGACTTCGAGTCTTGGAACGACACCGACCGCGAAGGTCTATGAGGTTGAGGAGATCGTCAACCTGGTACGAGCGGGGGAAATCCGCATTCCCGAATTTCAACGCCCGTTCCGCTGGGGAATCGAAGACGCACGGCGACTGTTCGACAGTATCCTCAGAGGCTACCCACTCGGAAGTTTACTTCTTTGGGAACGCCCAGCTGAGGAGGCGCGTATCCGCTTAGGAGCGCTTCAAATCGAAGCGCCAAAACTAGACCGGGCACTCTGGGTCGTAGACGGGCAGCAACGTGTCACAACTCTTGCTAACGCCCTGTCTCCCGACGCCTCCCACGACGACCGATTCGCCCTAAGCTTGAACCTTGCGACCCAGCAATTTGTCTCCACGACCGCTGACCATCGCGCTACCGTTGTGCCCCTCCCGGTCTTATTCGACCTACAAAGTTTGATGCAGTGGTTCCGCGATAAGCCGGAAGCGATGGACTTCTTCGACGCCGCCACTAGTGCAGCAAAAAAGATCCGCCAGTTCAAGATTCCAGCGTCGGTGGTTGAAACTCAAGACGAGTCAGTGTTACGGGACATCTTCGACCGACTGAACAGTTACGGGAAGCGGCTCACGCGCGCAGAAGTATTCTCCGCGTTGCACCCTGTGAACGACGGCAACTCGCGGTCATCTACTAGTGTGATCGAGGAGATTGCAAGCTATCTCGCCGGCGACCTGGCTTTTGGCGACGTCGACGGTGACACGATCTTAAGAGCAGTTCTCGCTCGCCGCGGCCCAGATATCAGTCGTGACATTCGTGGCGAATTTGATGATCGCCGCGAAAGCGGCGAATTTCCCGGAGAAGATGCTGACACGGCATACCACGAGGCTCAGAATTCTCTCGAACTCGCCGTTAACTTTCTGCAAAGACATGCGGATGTGCCCCACTTCGCGTTTTTGCCGTACCGCCATCTGCTGATAGTCCTCGCGCGATTCTTTGCGCACTACCGAGAACCTACGGAGCGAGAAGTACAATTGCTGCGCCGCTGGTTCTGGCGGGCGGCTGCAGCAGGACCTGAGCTCTTCCCGGGGTCGACTACCGGGACCGCTAGGGCCCTATGCGCCAGAGTCGTCCCAGGCAACCGAAACGAAACCTTCGCGGGGCTGTTGGCCGCAGTCCCCAGGGAAAAAGTCGGCTACCCCGATGTCGCAAACTTCAGATCAAATCACGCTACCGGCAAGATGATCGCCTGTTCCATGTGGGCTCTACATCCACGTTCGCTCAGGGACACTCTTATTATCGAGCGCAGTTCGTTGATCGAGGCAGTCGGAAATGCCCAGACACCACGCCCTGCTATGACCGCGATAATTTCGCGCGGGTTGCCGCAAGAGCTCACCGGCGCCGCTGCCCGTTGGCTGTTAGTTCCAGGACTCGAGTACGCGCCATCAGAAGTTCCCGGTGTGCTTGCCACACTGCCACAAGGCATTTCGGACTCCGCCTGGCGATCAGTGCGGGAATCTCACGCAATCAGTGAAGAGTCTGTGTCAGCGCTGGCCAGGGGCGACTCCGAAAAATTTGTTCGCTCTCGGACTGAATCTCTTCGAGAAGCGACGATCCATTTCATGGATAGCCGTTGGGAGTACGGATTTGAGGAAACGCTATCGTTAGACGCGTTCATCGTCGACGACCTAGAATCTGAGAATTCACTCAGTGACTGAAGTCGCCCGCCACGATGTCTGGTTATATGACCGCCCCGTCGGTCACCTGCTTTCCCACGATAATTACACGTGGTTCGAATTCACTGAAGAGTACCTCAGCGATCCCGCGAGGCCTGTATTGGGACTCCGATTTGAGGAGAATCTTCGCGGGCGAGTAGCAGCGAACCTACGCCTGCCGCGGTGGTTTTCTAACCTCCTGCCGGAAGGAGTCCTGCGCGACTGGATAGCAGCAGAACGAGGGGTTGCCCGAGAGCGAGAACTCGAACTGCTCGAACAGGTCGGACATGATCTGCCGGGTGCAGTGCGAGTGTTCGCCGGAGGCACGCGCGACGACCTTCGCGATCTGGCGGAGGCGCCGATAACCGGCGAGCCCTTCACCAAAACGGGTCATCCGGACCACCGCTGGCGATTTTCTCTCGCTGGCGTAGGACTGAAGTTTTCGATGATCAAAAGCGGCGATCGATTTACCTGTACCGCAACGGGAGAAGGGGGCGATTGGATTCTAAAGCTGCCCGACTCGCATTACCGCGGTGTCCCGTTGAACGAGTACACGATGATGAGGTTCGCGTCTTCGGTTGGGATCGAAGTGCCAGAAGTTGCGCTGGTTCATCGCGAGCAGGTGGAGAGTCTGCCGGCTACCGTATGGCCCCACAGCGAAGACTATGCGTTCGCCGTCCGTCGGTTCGACCGGCCAGTCGGTGTTGACGCAGTACACATCGAAGACTTTGCGCAAGTGAAAAGCATTTACGCTACCCAAAAGTATGAGGGAAACTTCGAATCTATTGCCGGACTTGCATATCGCAGACACGACCGTCGAGCACTTGAAGAATTCGTGCGACGCCTCACCTTCTTTGTCCTAATCGGTAATGGCGATGCGCATTTCAAGAATTGGTCCCTGATTTACTACGACCGCCGTATCCCGACGCTCTCACCCGCTTACGATATCGTCGCCACAGAGCCTTATCGACCTGCGAGTGATCCCGAAGACCTGGGATTAAAATTCGCCGGGTCGAGAAATTTTTCAACAGTTCGCGTGCGCCAATTCGACCGCCTTGGACGCAAGCTTGGCGCTTCAGCGGGGTTATCTGATGTTGCGGTGGAAACCATCGACAGAGTGACGGAACTTTGGCCGCAATTCGAAGATGAACTCGTAGCTCTCCCCCAAGTTCTTTCGAGCGTTCGCGCAGCCATTAGAGCCCGCTCTGCAAGCCTCCTCAGGGCAGAATAGATCGGTGGTCCTGGTCCCGTAGCTAGACCGGTTCGGCGACCGGGAACTTCCACGACCCGTCGAGCAGTTCGGGCCGCGGACGGTACAGCCGCACCAGGTAATTCCAGCCGGGTACCACCGGAAGGCAGTTGGCCGCCTCGCCGTCGCAACCGCCGAATTGGATGCTCACCGCGCCGTCGGCGTCCCGTACGCCGGTGACACTGTTGACCGAATACGCGTCGGCGCGGTTGGGCGTGAAGTATCCGTCGGCGTTGTAGACCGTGACCGACCAGAACGCGTCGACTGGGACGTCGCGGACGGTCAGCCGGTGCACGGTGCCACCGTCGTTGGCAGCCGGGTCGGCGGTGAGGTAGAGCGCGTCCCGCTCGGGGTTGCCTCCCCAGGCGGCGGCGGCGCCGATCAACCGGCGCACCGGGTCGACCTCGCCCTCGGCGCCGAACATACCGCGGCTGTCGGGCAGGGTGGCGAACAACGCGATCAAGGCGTCGCGGACGGCCTTCTGGCTCACCGGATCCCAGTCGGGGACCTCGAAGTGTCCGGGTCCGGCCTGCTCGACGGTGATGTCGTCCTGCAACGCGTGCACCGCGGCCAGGTCGGCCGGGTCATTCGGGTCCACGAGGGTGCGCAGCACGAGCATCACGTACCGCGTCCCGACACCACCCCGATCGAAGGTGTGGCGGCCCGCGGAGTAGATCACGACCGGGACGAAGTGGTCCTGGGTGATCACCTGCATCGCCATGAACCGGCCGGCCGTGTCGGGCAGCGTGACCGTTACCGGCCCGGCGTCGAGGTCGAAAACAGCCACCGAGTAGAGCGTGTCACGGTTCTGCCGGACCACGAGCTGATTGTCGAGTGGCCCGAAGTCGCGGTGGTGGGTGAAGCTGCCGAGTGCGCCGTCACCGACGACGTTGCCGAAGTACAGGTCGGTCTCGGCCCGGATGAAGTTGTCCGGCGAGACGTGCTCGGCCACGTCAGACGGTCAGCAGGGTGGGCAGCGCCAGCGCCGAGTCGACGGCCAGCGCGCAGAACACCACGGCCAGATAATTGTTGGACTGCAGGAACAACCGCAACGGTTTGACCGGCTCGCCGCGGCGCACGCCGGCGTGGAGCTGGTGCGCCATCACCAGGAACCAGGTGCCCGCCAGGATCGCCACCGACGCGTACAGCCAGCCCGTCGACAACGCCAGCGCCAGCGTCGCGGCCACCGTCAGCCAGGTGTAGACGAGGATCTGCCGGGTCACCTGCACCTCGGTGGCCACCGCAGGCAGCATCGGCACCCCGGCGGCCTGGTAATCCTCCTTGTACTTCATGGCCAGCGCCCAGGTGTGCGGCGGAGTCCAGAAGAAGATGATCGCGAACATCACCAGCGCCGGCCACTGGATCGTCCCGGTCACCGCCGACCAGCCGATCATCACCGGCATGCACCCGGCCGCGCCGCCCCACACCACGTTCTGCGAGGTGCGGCGCTTCAGCAGCAATGTGTAGACCAGCACATAGAACGCGATCGTGGCGCCCGCGAGATGGGCCGAGAGCAGGTTCGTCGTCGTCCACAGCCAGAAGAACGAGGCGACCGACAATGCCAGACCGAAGACCAACGCGTGGCTGCGCGGTACGGTCGCGCGGGCCAGCGCGCGGCGCTCGGTGCGCTTCATCTTCTTGTCGATGTCGGCGTCGGCGACGCAATTGAGCGTATTGGCGCCGGCCGCCGCCAGCAGACCGCCGACGAGGGTGTTGAAGATCAGCAGCGGATCGACCGTGCCGCGGTCGGCCAGCAGCATCGCCGGGATCGTGGTGACCAGCAACAGCTCGATGACCCGGGGCTTGGTCAGTCCGATGTACCCCAGCACCCGGTCGCGGAACCGGATCGGCCCCGTCGCGACATCGCCGACGAGCTGGTCTTCGCGAATCCTCACGCCACCACTCCTCAGCACCAAACACGACACCCGACGGGCTTCTACTACAGAGGATGGTAGACCGCGGGGGCCGGTGCCCGAAATCGCAGGGTCGGGTTTGTCGCCGCGGGGTGGGGGGATCGGCACTGCGTGGCGAGCACTTCAAACACTAGGGTGGTTGATGCGGCTCGACACCCCCGCCAAGCCAAGGAGTAGCACCTCGTGACCACGACGGAAGAGATCACTTCCCTCACCCGGCCCAACCACCCGGACGACTGGACGGATCTGGATTCGCGGGCGGTCGACACCGTCCGCGTGCTGGCCGCCGACGCGGTGCAGAAGGTCGGCAACGGCCATCCGGGCACCGCGATGAGCCTCGCTCCGCTCGCCTACACACTGTTCCAGCGCCAGATGCGACACGACCCCAGCGATGTGCACTGGCTGGGCCGGGACCGCTTCGTGCTGTCCTGCGGGCACTCCAGCCTGACCCTCTACATCCAGCTCTATCTGGGTGGGTTCGGACTCGAGCTCTCCGACATCGAGGCGCTGCGAACCTTCAAATCGAAGACGCCGGGTCACCCGGAGTTCCGCCACACCGACGGGGTGGAGATCACCACCGGCCCGCTGGGTCAGGGCCTGGCCTCGGCGGTCGGCATGGCCATGGCGGCGCGTTACGAGCGCGGCCTGTTCGACCCCGACGCCGCGCCGGGCACCAGCCCGTTCGATCACCACATCTACGTGATCGCCTCCGACGGCGACATCGAGGAGGGCGTGACCAGCGAGGCCTCGTCGCTGGCCGGCACCCAGCAGCTCGGCAACCTGATCGTGTTCTACGACCAGAACCAGATCTCGATCGAGCACGACACCAACATCGCGCTGTCGGAGAACGTCGCCGACCGCTACCGGGCCTACGGCTGGCATGTCCAGGAGGTGCAGGGCGGTGAGAACGTCGTCGGCATCGAAGCGGCCATCGAGGCCGCGAAGGCGGTGACCGACAAGCCGTCCTTCATCGCGCTGCGCACCGTCATCGGCTATCCCGCGCCGAACAAGATGAACACCGGCGGGGTGCACGGCTCGGCGCTGGGCGACGACGAGGTGGCCGCGGTCAAGGAGATCCTCGGGTTCGACCCGAACAAGACCTTCGAGGTCACCGAGGACGTGATCACCCACACCCGCGACCTGGTCGCGCGCGGCAAGAAAGCCCACGAGGCCTGGCAGCAGGACTTCGATGCGTGGGCCGATCGCGAGCCGGAACGCAAGAAGCTGCTGGACCGGTTGCTGGCCCAGGAACTGCCCGACGGCTGGGACGCCGACCTGACGTCCTGGGAGCCCGGCTCGAAAGCGGTGGCCACCCGCGCGGCCTTCGGCCAGGTGCTCAATGATGTCGCGCCGAAGCTGCCCGAGCTGTGGGGTGGCTCGGCCGACCTGGCGGGCAGCAACAACACCACCATCAAGGGCGTGAAGTCGTTTGGCCCGCCGTCGATCTCGACGAGCGATTTCAGCGCTGACTGGTATGGGCGGGTGCTGCACTTCGGGGTGCGCGAGCACGCGATGGGGGCCATTCTGTCCGGCATCGTCCTGCACGGACCGACCCGTGCGTTCGGCGGGACGTTCCTGCAGTTCTCCGATTACATGCGGCCGGCTGTGCGCCTGGCCTCGCTGATGGACATCGACACCATCTACATCTGGACCCACGACTCGATCGGCCTGGGCGAGGACGGTCCCACCCACCAGCCCATCGAGCACCTCGCCGCGCTGCGGGCGATCCCGAACCTGGCGGTCGTGCGGCCGGCCGACCCGAACGAGACAGCCTACGCCTGGCGCAGCATCGTGGCCCGCGGAAACGGC harbors:
- a CDS encoding heme o synthase, which produces MRIREDQLVGDVATGPIRFRDRVLGYIGLTKPRVIELLLVTTIPAMLLADRGTVDPLLIFNTLVGGLLAAAGANTLNCVADADIDKKMKRTERRALARATVPRSHALVFGLALSVASFFWLWTTTNLLSAHLAGATIAFYVLVYTLLLKRRTSQNVVWGGAAGCMPVMIGWSAVTGTIQWPALVMFAIIFFWTPPHTWALAMKYKEDYQAAGVPMLPAVATEVQVTRQILVYTWLTVAATLALALSTGWLYASVAILAGTWFLVMAHQLHAGVRRGEPVKPLRLFLQSNNYLAVVFCALAVDSALALPTLLTV
- the tkt gene encoding transketolase, encoding MTTTEEITSLTRPNHPDDWTDLDSRAVDTVRVLAADAVQKVGNGHPGTAMSLAPLAYTLFQRQMRHDPSDVHWLGRDRFVLSCGHSSLTLYIQLYLGGFGLELSDIEALRTFKSKTPGHPEFRHTDGVEITTGPLGQGLASAVGMAMAARYERGLFDPDAAPGTSPFDHHIYVIASDGDIEEGVTSEASSLAGTQQLGNLIVFYDQNQISIEHDTNIALSENVADRYRAYGWHVQEVQGGENVVGIEAAIEAAKAVTDKPSFIALRTVIGYPAPNKMNTGGVHGSALGDDEVAAVKEILGFDPNKTFEVTEDVITHTRDLVARGKKAHEAWQQDFDAWADREPERKKLLDRLLAQELPDGWDADLTSWEPGSKAVATRAAFGQVLNDVAPKLPELWGGSADLAGSNNTTIKGVKSFGPPSISTSDFSADWYGRVLHFGVREHAMGAILSGIVLHGPTRAFGGTFLQFSDYMRPAVRLASLMDIDTIYIWTHDSIGLGEDGPTHQPIEHLAALRAIPNLAVVRPADPNETAYAWRSIVARGNGSGPVGFILTRQGVPVLEGTDSDGVARGGYVLGGGDATGAEVLLIATGSEVQYAVEAQKTLADKGVSAAVVSMPCLEWFEAQPKEYRDRVLPPTVSARVAIEAAVAQSWYKLVGHAGEIISIEHYGESADDKTLFREFGFTAEAVVAAAERAISN
- a CDS encoding type II toxin-antitoxin system HipA family toxin; translated protein: MTEVARHDVWLYDRPVGHLLSHDNYTWFEFTEEYLSDPARPVLGLRFEENLRGRVAANLRLPRWFSNLLPEGVLRDWIAAERGVARERELELLEQVGHDLPGAVRVFAGGTRDDLRDLAEAPITGEPFTKTGHPDHRWRFSLAGVGLKFSMIKSGDRFTCTATGEGGDWILKLPDSHYRGVPLNEYTMMRFASSVGIEVPEVALVHREQVESLPATVWPHSEDYAFAVRRFDRPVGVDAVHIEDFAQVKSIYATQKYEGNFESIAGLAYRRHDRRALEEFVRRLTFFVLIGNGDAHFKNWSLIYYDRRIPTLSPAYDIVATEPYRPASDPEDLGLKFAGSRNFSTVRVRQFDRLGRKLGASAGLSDVAVETIDRVTELWPQFEDELVALPQVLSSVRAAIRARSASLLRAE
- a CDS encoding DUF262 domain-containing protein — its product is MTSSLGTTPTAKVYEVEEIVNLVRAGEIRIPEFQRPFRWGIEDARRLFDSILRGYPLGSLLLWERPAEEARIRLGALQIEAPKLDRALWVVDGQQRVTTLANALSPDASHDDRFALSLNLATQQFVSTTADHRATVVPLPVLFDLQSLMQWFRDKPEAMDFFDAATSAAKKIRQFKIPASVVETQDESVLRDIFDRLNSYGKRLTRAEVFSALHPVNDGNSRSSTSVIEEIASYLAGDLAFGDVDGDTILRAVLARRGPDISRDIRGEFDDRRESGEFPGEDADTAYHEAQNSLELAVNFLQRHADVPHFAFLPYRHLLIVLARFFAHYREPTEREVQLLRRWFWRAAAAGPELFPGSTTGTARALCARVVPGNRNETFAGLLAAVPREKVGYPDVANFRSNHATGKMIACSMWALHPRSLRDTLIIERSSLIEAVGNAQTPRPAMTAIISRGLPQELTGAAARWLLVPGLEYAPSEVPGVLATLPQGISDSAWRSVRESHAISEESVSALARGDSEKFVRSRTESLREATIHFMDSRWEYGFEETLSLDAFIVDDLESENSLSD
- a CDS encoding DUF1254 domain-containing protein → MAEHVSPDNFIRAETDLYFGNVVGDGALGSFTHHRDFGPLDNQLVVRQNRDTLYSVAVFDLDAGPVTVTLPDTAGRFMAMQVITQDHFVPVVIYSAGRHTFDRGGVGTRYVMLVLRTLVDPNDPADLAAVHALQDDITVEQAGPGHFEVPDWDPVSQKAVRDALIALFATLPDSRGMFGAEGEVDPVRRLIGAAAAWGGNPERDALYLTADPAANDGGTVHRLTVRDVPVDAFWSVTVYNADGYFTPNRADAYSVNSVTGVRDADGAVSIQFGGCDGEAANCLPVVPGWNYLVRLYRPRPELLDGSWKFPVAEPV